DNA from Amycolatopsis sp. DSM 110486:
ACCACGCCCATCAACGAGTACGTGATGGAGCAGCTGATCATGGTGGACGCGCTCAAGCGCGCCTCCGCCAAGCGGATCACCGTGGTCATGCCGTTCTACCCGTACGCGCGGCAGGACAAGAAGCACAAGGGCCGCGAGCCGATCTCGGCCCGGCTCATCGCCGACCTGTTCAAGACCGCGGGCGCCGACCGGATCATGACGGTCGACCTGCACACCGCCCAGATCCAGGGCTTCTTCGACGGCCCGGTCGACCACCTGATGGCGCAGTCCGTCCTCGCGGACCACATCAAGGCGACTTACGGCGACGCCGACATCACGGTCGTTTCGCCCGACTCGGGCCGCGTGCGGCTGGCGGAGAAGTGGGCGCAGCAGCTGGGCGACCGGCCGATCGCGTTCATCCACAAGACGCGCGACCCGGACAAGCCGAACCAGGCCGTGGCCAACCGCGTGGTCGGCAAGGTGCAGGGCAAGCTCTGCGTGCTGATCGACGACATGATCGACACCGGTGGCACGATCGTGAAGGCCACGGAGGCTTTGATCGAGGAAGGTGCCGCCGACGTCGTCATCGCCACGACGCACGGGATCTTGTCGGACCCCGCGACCGAGCGGCTTTCGCAGTGCAAGGCGCGCGAGGTCATCGTGACGAACTCCCTGCCGATCCCCGACGAGAAGCGGTTCCCGGGGCTGACGGTGCTGTCGATCGCGCCGATGCTGGCGGAGGCGATTCAGCAGGTGTTCGAGGATGGCTCGGTGACTTCGTTGTTCGACGGGGCTGCCTGACAGTTTTGGGTTTTCCTTTTCGCCGTCGGTGGATTTCGATCCGCCGGCGGCGAAACTGTGTGTGCCGCGTGGCGTGGCGCGGCTAGGTTCGTGCGTCATGGGGAACTTCAAGTTCGGTGTCAGTCTGCGGACTGTCGATTCGTCGTTCGTCGGCTTGTGCCGGCGGGCCGAGGAGCTCGGGTACGACGCGATCAGCGTGCCCGACCACCTGGGCGCCGGCCGCCCCGCGCCGTTTCCCGCGCTGGTGGCCGCGGCGGCTGCCACTTCTCGACCGCGCGTGGGGACGTTGGTGTCGAACCTGCCGTTCTACAACGTGGCTTTGTTCGCGCGAGATGTGGCGAACACCTGGGTCCTGACCGGTGGGCGGTTGGAGCTGGGGCTGGGTTCGGGCCACATGAAGTCGGAGTTCGACGAGGCCGGGTTGCCGTGGCTGAAAGCTGCCGATCGGATCGCTTACCTGCGTGACGGCTTGGCCGAGCTGCGTTCTCGGCTCGGCGCGGATCTCCCGCCGCTGCTGATCGCGGGCAACAGCGACGGGGTGCTGTCGCTGGCGGCGTCTGATGCGGACATCGTGGGGTTCGCCGGTCTGCGCCAAGCCCCGGGTAAGCCGCCGGGGACGTTCGTGCTGGATCCGGCTTCGGCGATGGATGCGCGGGTGGCGTACTTCCGGTCACTCGCGGGAGGTCGGGAAATCGAGTACAACATGCTGGTCCAGCGGGTGGTCGTGACCGACGATCGCCGCGCCGCCGCCGCGGAATGGCAGGCGTTGACAGACCCGGAACCCGGCGTCGACGAGCTCCTCGAAGCTCCGCAGCTGTTGCTCGGGACGGTCGACGAAATCGTCACTCAGCTCGTCGAGCGCCGGGAACGGTACGGGTTTTCGTACATCACGGTTTTCGACTCGATGATGGAGACGCTGGCACCGGTGGTCGCTCGGTTGCGCGGCCGTTGACCACCGAGTGATCCACAACTCGATCATCCCCGTGCGCGGTTCTCCGTCACCCGGTCGACCAAGCCGTACACGAGGGCCTCGGCCGCGGTGAATCGCCGCTGCCGCTCGGCATCCGCGCGAACTCGCTCGACGGGTTGACCGCTGCCGGCCGCGATCAACCCCACGACTTCGCTGGTCCACTTGTCGAGCAGAGCGAGCCGCACCGGCGACGGATCCGGCTGGAGCTGAGGAAGGCTCAACGCGACCACGGCCTGCGGGATGGCGGACCGCTTGCCGGGCGTGCCACTCGACACGAGCAGCTGTGCCATGCCGGCGGCCAGCCCCATGGCGCAGGTGGCGACGTCCGGTTTGACGAGGTCCATCGTGTCGAGGATGGCCATGCCGGCCGTGACGGAGCCACCGGGCGAGTTGATGAAGAAGGTGATGTCGGCACTCGCGTCCGCATCCTCGAGGAGCAGCAGCTGCGCGGTAATCGTGTTGGCGATCGCGTCGTCGATCTCGGCGCTCAGGACGACGATGCGCTTTCGCAGCAGCTGTTCGGCGTGCGCACTGAGGTCAAGGCTGCGAGAGCCGGCCGGCTCTCGCTCGCTGTGGCCGGCGTGGTCTGCCGACGCCGGGTGCCGGCCGGAACCGGGGTGCCGAACCTCGGAGGGGCCCGAAACGTAGTGGGAGACAATGCCTCCCCCGGTCTCGTCGATGTCGCGGCGGCCGGGCTCTTCGCCGGTTCCGCCCGCCCTCTCGGCGGCGGCCGCTGATTCGGAAGCCAGCTCGTCACCCAGGTCCCGCTGCGCCCGCACGGCTCCGGTCGAGGGGCGGAGAATCCCGCGCAGCCGCCGTGCCACGTCATCGCGGCGCGTCACAGCCGGACCTCGCGCCGTCCAGAGCACGGCGGTTCGCGATCAGTGGCGTGACTTCCGAGTGGCTCAGTCATACGCGCGACGGTAACCATGCGCTTCGGGAGCGGTCCCGGGCAACGCAGCGGACGCGGTTTTCAGTCCCCGGCCACGCTTTCCGCCGCGGAACGCACGGCAGCCACCGCGTCGCCGGCGATCAACGTCAGGACGCGACCCAGCAGGCCCTCGGGGACGGCTTCGTCGTCGATGTCCCCTTCCACGGCCAGGCCGTTGCTCAGCGCCAGCAGGATCACCGCGAACTCTTCGGCCGGCAACGGCAAGGAGAAGCCGAACCCCGAAGCCAAGCGCTCCAACGCCGCCGCGATCGTCCGCCGGACAGCGCGGCGACGGTCGCGCAAGGCAAGTCTGCGGTCAGCGTCGTGGTGCGCCAGGGCGAAGAACTCCGCCAACAGCCGGTGCCACACCGCATCCGTGCGCATTTCGTGCATCAACACCGCCGCGACGTCCGCGAGGCCGGCCGCGCCGGTGCCGGCGGAGGCGAAGCTCTCGAGGCTGGCGGAAAGCCGGTGCGCCGCGTGCTCCTCCATCAACGCCAGCACCAGTTCGTCCTTCGACGCGAAGCTGGAGTAGACCGCCCCCTTCGTCAGACCGGCGGCGGCCGCGACCTCGGTCAGTTTCGAGGCCGCGATGCCCCGGTCGCCGAAGACCTGGAACGCCGCGTCGAGGATTCGGCGGCGCGTTTCAGCGCGCGTCGGCCGCGTGCGGCCCGGTGCGGGCATCGGGGTGAATCCTCCTGATCAAGGGCTTGACTTTCACGAAGCCAACTCAATACCTTCAGGTATCCAATACCGGGAGGTATTCGATGTCAAGCGCACAGCGGTACCTCGAGAACGGCACCTGGCACGAGCGCACGTTCGCCCAGCTCCACGAAGACGTCGCCCGCTCCCACGAGTCCAAAGTGGACGATCCTCTGGTCATCACCCTGCCGGAAGAACCTCTCCCCGCCGCCATCGAGAACGAACTGCCGCGTTCGCCCTCGAAACCGGGATCAATCCGGACAAACACACCTGGCACGCCGGCGAACGACTGCGCTCGGTCATCGCCCGTGACGTGGAGTCGGTGAACGCACGTTATTCTCCGCCCGAGCGAGTCCGGGACTTCGCGCTCGTACGCAAGCCGTTCTCCGTCGAGTCCGGTGAGCCGACCCCGGCCCTCGAGATCCGCAGGAACGTCGTCGCCGCGCTCTACCCCACCCCCTGAACCACCGGCAACGCCGCCGGTGACCGTGAGGAAGGACCCTTCTCCATGAGGAAACTGCGGACCAAAGCGGCCGTGCTGGCCGCCGTGGCGCTCGTGGCGGCCGCGTTCACCGCCGCGCCCGCGCAGGCGGCCGGCGGCAACAACGACCCGTCGTGCCGCCCGAGCGCGGCGCACCCCCGGCCCGTGGTCTTCCTCCACGGCCTGGGCGCCACCTACTACGAGGACCTCAACTTCCTGCAGTCGGCCGTCGCGGCCAAGGGCTACTGCGCCTTCAGCCAGACCTACGGCGCCTACCCGGGCTTCCCCGTGGTCGGCGGCCTGCGCCCGATCGCCGACTCGGCGGGCGAGATCAAGCAGTTCATCGGCCAGGTGCTCGCCGAGACCGGGGCGTCGCAAGTGGACATCGTGGGTCACTCCGAGGGCGGCTTCCAGTCCCTCTACGTCACGAAGACTCAGGGCATCGCGGACAAGATCGGCTCGGTCGTGTCCATCGCGCCGCCCACGCACGGGACCACGTTCGCCGGCCTCACCAAGCTCGCGTACCTGCTCGGGCAGGGCGAGCGCGACGCCGTCGGCAAGGCCCTGTCCACGCTCGGCTGCCCCGCCTGCGACGACCTGATCACCGACGGCGCCGCCGTGAAGAAGCTGACCACCGGTCCCATCGCACAGGCCGGCGTGAAGTACACCGTGATCACCTCGCGCTACGACGAGCTCGTGACCCCCACCGACACGTCGTTCGTGCGCGAGCCGGGTGTGGTGAACGAATACGTGCAGGACACGTGTCCGTTCGACCCGGTGGGCCACATCGGCGAGGCGTATGACCTCAACGTCTGGAACCTCGTCACGAACGCCCTCGACCCGGCCCACGCCACGAAGTTCTTCTGCACCGTCGGCTCCCCGGGCTGACCCGAGCCGGGGCCCCTCGGCTTCGAGGGTCCCCGTCCGCCGTCAGTACGCGACGGTGAACCGCGCCCGGCTGTGGCGCGGCTCGTCGATCTCGTCCACGAACGCGATCGCGAAGTCGTCACCGCCGATCTGCGAACGGCCCTCCTCGTCGGACAGCAGCACGTCGCCACCCACACGGAACGACCCCGTGCGCTCGCCGGCGTTCCACGCGCCGAACTCCGCGGCCGGGCTCACGTAGAACCACTCGACGTCGCCGGGCAGCTCGCGCAGGGCGGCCAGAACCTCGGCGTGGCTGCTCGCCTCGGGCTTGTACGCGTCCGGGAAGTCCGGCGTGTCCAGCAACCGCGGGCCACCCTCGGCCACGAGCAGCGAGGCCGCGCCGCCCACGAACGACAGCCGCGCACCGGCCGCGCGGGCCGCGTCGGCGAGCGTCGGCAACGCGTCGAGCAGCTTCTGCCCCTCGTCGTTCACCCGGCCCGGGGTCGCGATCACGATCACGTCGGCCCCCTTCGTCACGTCGGCGACGAACCCGGCGTCGTGCATCGAGCCCGTGCGGGCCTCGACCTCGGCGGGCAGGCCCTCGGCCTTGCGCGCCACCCCGACGACCGCATGCCCGCGCCGCAGCGCCTCGTCCGTGATCCGGCCACCGGCGTACCCCGTCGCGCCGAACACCACCAGCTTGCTCATCTTCCGCTCCTCCTGAGGACACCTCGACGACGTCGAGGGTACGAACGGAAGATCCACTACTTCAACGAAACCAACGCACCCCGCGGTAGGCGTGCAGGTCAGGCGCCGAGAAGGGCGAACGACTTCGCGAGCTCGGCCTTCACCGCGTTCGCGTCGAAGGGCACGTGCACCTCGCCGACGGCCGTCGGCTTCGCGAGCACCTGGTAGCTGGCGGTGCGGTTGGGCAGCGAGAACTTGACCGAGCACGACATCGTGATGGTCGCGTCGGCCGCCGCGTCACCCTGCGTGGTGCAGGTCTTCGAGCCGAGCGAATCGGCGCTGACGTCGATCGTGAGCGTCACGTGCACCACGGGCTTCGAGCCCGAGCTGTTGCCGACGACGCTGTTGGTCACGTCGACTGTGGCGGTGCACGAGCCGACGAAGTCCTTGCAGTCGAGGCGGTCGTTGGTGACCACCACGCTCGACTGCGCGAGCCCGTCGAACGGCTGTCCGAGCCCGCCGACCGTGTTGTCGAAGTCGGTGTGGAACTTCTTGAGCGCGTCGCCGGTCAGCGACTTCACCTGGAACCCGGTGCCGAGCTTCGGGCCGCCCAGCGGGTCGAGCAGCGCCGGCGCGAACGAGACCACGCGGAAGGGCTGCGCGGTGGTCACCTGCAGCGCGCCGAGGCCGCCGCCGAGCTGGTAGACCTCCGTGCCGTCCTCGAGCTTGCGCTTCACCGGGTCGGCCGTCTGGTTGAGACTCGACAACGATTTGACCAGCCCGGTCACGAGCTGGTCCGGGGCGAACCGCGCGCCGGGGTCCATCGGCAGCTCCGTACCGACGGTGTGCACCCAACCGGCACCGAACTGCGTGCTGTTTTCCTCGAGGCCGTGCGACTTCCAGTAGTCGGCGTCGGCGGAGAGGTAGAGATCGTCCGCGAGCTCGGTGACCTGCACCACGTGACCTTCGAACGGCAGCGCGCCGAACCCGTCACCATTGCGAGTGATGCGGAAACCGAGACCGATCGGCTTGCCCGACGCGTCCTTCACCGTGGTGTCGAGCTCCAGCGCGGGCGCCTTGCCCAGCGCGTCCAACGCGGCGTCCACGGCATCTCGCTGCTGCGCCAGCCGGTCGGCTATCTGCTGGTCAGCGGCGGAAACCCCCGCCGAACCCGTCACCGCGACCTGACAACCCGCCAGCACCCCACCCAGTAGTACGACCGCCGCGGCGATCCATCGAGCCCGCATTCTCGCCCCTCTTTTCCGCGGGGATCATCCCATGCCCGCGGCACGCGCCTGCACCACCGGAATCGAGTCGTCGCCCGCCGGCCGACCCAAGGTTTAGTCGTGCGGGGCCACCCACCGCAACCTCCTTGTCGAACGAGGGTTTACACTTCTCGAGTTGTCTCGGCGAGGCGGGAGCACCCTGTGGTGCCCAGCGTGATCGACGCGGCGGCTCGAGAAGCCCCGTGGAATGTGCACGCTTGGAAACTCGCCGCCGTATGCAGCCGATTTTGAACGCTGATTTGTGAACACCGCCCCGAGCAGAGATCGACGATCCCCGCCGCCACCTGCTGCACCGAATTGTGATTTGAAGGAGTGCTACACCGTGTCCGAGGTACGTCTTTCCGTCGAGCCGCGCACCGAGTTCGGCAAGGGCGCCGCGCGGCGCACCCGTCGCGCCGGCAAGATCCCCGCGGTCCTCTACGGGCACGGCTCGGACCCGCGGCACTTCGCGCTGCCGGCCCTCGAGTTCGCCCGCGTCGTCCGTGAGAACGGCAGCAACGCCGTGCTCACCCTCGACCTCGAGGGCTCCAGCGAGCTGGCGCTGACCAAGACCATCGTCGTGCACCCGCTGAAGAACTACATCGAGCACGTCGACCTGCTCGTGGTTCGCCGCGGCGAGAAGGTCACCGTCGACGTGCCGGTGGTCGTCACCGGCACCGCCGGCCCGGGTGGCCTGGTGAACCAGGACCTCGGCGTCGTGCAGATCGAGGTCGAGGCCCTGCACATCCCGGACCAGATCGAGGTCTCGGTCGAGGGTCTCGAGATCGGCACCCAGATCACCGCCGCGCAGCTCACGCTGCCGCAGGGCGCGAACCTGGTGACCGACGGCGAAGCGCTGGTCGTGGCCGTGAACGAGCCGCAGCGTGAAGAGACCGCCGGCGAAGAGGCCGCCACCGAAGGCGGCGAGGCTCCCGCCGGGGACGCCGAATAAACTCACTTCCGTGAGTGAAGACCTGCCTGGGGCCGGCGAGCTGATCGTGCTCGCCGGCCTCGGTAATCCCGGGCCCCAGTACGCCGGCAACCGCCACAACGTCGGCTTCATGGTGCTCGACGAGCTGGCCACCCGCATCGGGGGCAAGTTCAAGGCACACAAGAGCGGCGCCGAGGTGCTGGAGGGGCGGCTTTCGGGCCGTCGCGTGGTGCTGGTGAAGCCGCGTTCGTTCATGAACCTCTCCGGCGGGCCCGTGGTCGGCGCCGCGCGGTTCTTCAAGGTCGAGCCCTCGGGCGTCGTCGTGGTGCACGACGAGCTCGATGTGCCGTTCGGCGCGCTGAAGCTCAAGCTCGGCGGCGGCGACAACGGGCACAACGGCCTTCGTTCCATCACCAAGTCGCTCGGCACGCGTGAGTACTACCGCGTGCGCTTCGGCATCGGCCGCCCGCCGGGCCGCCAGGATCCCGCCGATTTCGTGCTGAAGGACTTCTCGACGGTCGAGCGCAAGGAGCTCCCGTTCGAGGTCTCCGTGGCCGCCGACGCCGCCGAGGCGCTCGTGGCCAAGGGGCTCACCACGGCCCAGAACGAGTTCCACGCAGGCTGATCAGCCGGTTGCTCTCTGTTAGTGATCATGAGTGGCGCTGCGTAGTTTTTCCTCACTCGATGGGCGGCTTATAGGGCCCTGATCGAGTCGTCCCGACGCGCTCGGGGTTCCCGGTGCCTCGGTGACCGGTTAGGACGGAATGCGGGAGTCCGCACACCGACCCTGAATCGGAGAATGTTTCATGTCGTTCACCGCCGAGGACCTCACCGAGGTCACCTTCGGTAACGCCCCGATCGGCCGCCGTGGCTATGCCAAACAGGAGGTCGACGAGTTCGTGCGGCGCATCGCGAAAACGATCGCCGAAGAGGACGACCTGACCGCGGCCGAAGTCCACCACGTCATGTTCAACAAGCCGCTCATCGGCAAGCGCGGCTACGACGAACGCGAAGTCGACCAGTTCCTGGACACCGTGGAGGAACAGCTGGCCGACCTGTCCGGCCGGCGCGCTCCCGCCGTGCCCGGCGCACGCGACGAACACGAGGCGACCGCCTCCCGGGCCCCGCGTCCGGAGGTGACGGAGAACGCCGAGTCCTTCCAGGACCGGTAGGTCTTTCCGGCCTTGACGACGTCGTTCCCCCGCGGCGCTTTCCCGGCCTGCGTTTGTCCTTCTTCCTGAAACAACCCCGCCCTCCGGACTTCCCAAGCCCCGAGAACACGGAACCGGCCCGCTCACTGTGGTGAGTGGGCCGGTTCCGTGTTCTGCCTACGTTGCCGGTCGAACCCGAGGTCAGTGGTCCGCGTTGTGCGCGATCTTGTCCGCGTACTGCACCGCAGTCGCCGCGCGCTTGACCTTGCCCGAGGGCGTCTTGGACAGGCTGCCGGCCGGCAGGACCACCACGGCGAACGGGCGCATGTCCACGGCATCACGGACGCGGGCGGCGACCTGCTTCGACAACGCGCGTTCGGCGTCCGCGTCGCCGGCCAGCTTGGACTCCACGACGACGGCGAAGCGTTCGCGGCGGCTGCCCGCGTCGAGGCGGACGGCGACGGCGTTGCCGGCGCGCACGCCCTCGACCGACGTGGCCGCGCGTTCGATGTCGGTGGGGTACAGGTTGCGGCCGCCCATGATGATGACGTCCTTGCGGCGGCCGCAGATCACGATCTGGCCGTCGATGAGGTAACCGAGGTCGCCCGTCTTCATCCAGCCGTCGGCGTCCTGGGTGTCGAGGGGGCCGTCGACGGTGAGGTAGCCCGGGGTGACGGCCGGGCCGCGGAGGCGGATTTCGCCGACTTCGCGGTCGCCCAGCAGCGAACCGTCCGCGGAGACGATGCTCGCCTCCAGGCCGTCCAGCGGACGGCCCAGCACGGCGAAGGAGCGCACCGCGTCCGTGCCGCGCCGCGAGTCGCCCTCAGGGACCGGGACGGCGCGGTCGTCCGCCTCCAGGGCGTCGGCCTCGACGACGTCCAGGGTGAGACCCGTGAACAGCGGCGCGAAAGACACCGCCAGAGTCGCCTCGGCCATGCCGTACGCCGGGAACACGCACTCGGCCGGCATCTTGAAGCGTGCGCCCGCGTCGACGAAGGTCTGGACGGCCGTCTCGTCGATCGGCTCGGCGCCGTTGAGTGCGATGCGGAGCTTGGACAGGTCGTAGGCGTTGTCGTCCTCGACGCGGGCCATGCGGCGGCCCACGATGGCGTACGCGAAGTTCGGCGCGGCCGTGGTGGTGCCGTTGTACTTGGAGATCAGCTCGGGCCAGATCAGCGGGCCGGTCAGGAACTCGACGGGCGTGATCTTCACCAGCTCCACGCCGAAGGTCATCGGCACGGTCAGGAAGCCGACCATGCCCATGTCGTGGAACGTCGGGAGCCACGACACCATCACGTCGACGTCGAAGTCGAACTCCGCGCGGTCGACCATGGCCTTGACGTTGGTGTAGAGGTTGCCGTAGGTGATGCGCACGGCCTTGGGGTCGGCCGTCGAACCGCTGGTGAGCTGCAGCAACGCGGTGGCGCCCTCGTCGGTGGGCACGACCTCGGCCAGCGGCTCGGCCTCGGCCAGCTCCGTGATCAGGCGGTGCTGGATACCCTTCTCGGCCAGCACGGGCGCGAGCTGGTCGAACGGCTCGCCCAGCACCACCAGCCCGGCGCCGATCATCCCCAGCACCTTGACCGTGTCCTCGGCCCACTCGGCGAGGTCCGTGCGCGCCGTCGGCTGGTGCAGCATCGTCACGCTGCCGCCGGCCAGCCACACGGCCTGCACGGTGGGCGCGATGAGCACCGGCGCCGCGGCCAGCACGGCCACCGCGCTCCCGGGCTTCAACCCGCCCGCGACCAACCCACCGGCAATCTTCTTGGCCTGGTCGTGGACCTCGGCCCACGTCCGGCGAACCGGCTCCTTGGGCTCGCCCGTGACCATGCCGCGCTGCTGACCCCGCCCCGTCGCCGTCTCGACGAGCGTGTCCACGAACCGACTCATGCGCGACAGATTACTGTCTTGTTGTCAACGCTCGCCTGCGGCGGCGTGAACAGCGTCGATCAAGCCGTCATTCGAGCGCTTCGGACGTCTCCAGCCACGTCGCCTCGACGTCTTCCTTCTCCGCGTGCACGCTCTTCAGCTCCGTGTTCAACGCGATGAGCTTGTCCGGGTCCGTGGCCGCCTCGAGCAGTGCCGCGTGCAGCTTCTCCTCGCGTTTGGCCAGCTGGTCGAGCTTGCGCTCCAGCCGGCCGAGCTCCTTCTGCGCGGCCCGGATCTCCGCGTTGCTGCGCTTGGCCTCGGCCTTCTCCGGAGCTGCCGACGCGCCGCGCCCCGGCGTCGCCGCCTGCAGCTTCGTGCGGCGGTTGAGGTACTCCTCGATGCCGCCGGGCAGGTTCGTCACGTGGCCGTCGCCGAACAGGGCCACGGTCGTGTCGCAGACGCGCTCGACGAGGTAGCGGTCGTGCGAGACCACGACCATCGTGCCGGGCCAGCCGTCGAGCAGGTCTTCGAGCTGCTGCAGGGTGTCGATGTCCAGGTCGTTGGTGGGCTCGTCGAGCAGCAGCACGTTGGGCTCGGCCATCAGCAGCCGGCACAGCTGCAGCCGGCGCCGCTCGCCACCCGACAGGTCACCGACGGGCGTCCACTGCCGTTCGGCCGGGAAGCCGAGCTTCTCGCCCAGCTGCGACGCCGTCATCTCCTGCTTGCCGAATACCACGCGCCCCGCCACCTGCTCGATCGCCTGCAGCACGCGCAGGTCGGCCGGCAGGTCGTCGAGCTCCTGGCGCAGGTGCGCGAGCGCGACCGTCTTGCCCTTGACCCGCCGCCCCGTCTCGGGAGTGACGTCGCCGCCCAGCAGCTTGAGCAGCGACGTCTTGCCGGACCCGTTCACGCCGACGAGACCCACGCGGTCACCCGGCCCGATCCGCCACGTCACGTGGTCCAGCAGCGTCCGGTCGCCGACGCTGAACGACACGTCTTCCAGCTCCAGCACCGTCTTGCCGAGGCGGCGCTTGGCGAACGCCATCAGCTCCACGGAGTCGCGCAGCGGCGGCACGTCGGCGATCAGCGCCTCGGCGGCTTCCACGCGGTAGCGCGGCTTCGACGAGCGCGCCTGCGGGCCGCGGCGCAGCCACGCCAGCTCCTTGCGCGCCAGGTTCTGCCGCTTCTCCTCGGCCGTCGCGGCCAGGCGCGCCCGCTCGGCGCGCGCGAAGATCCAGTCGGCGTAACCACCTTCGTACTGCTCGACGCGCCCTCCTGTGACCTCCCACGTGAGGCTCGCGATGGTGTCGAGGAACCACCGGTCGTGGGTCACGACCACCACGGCGATCCTGCGCGCCAGCAGGTGGTCGGCCAGCCAGCGGACACCTTCGACGTCCAGGTGGTTGGTGGGCTCGTCGAGCACCACGAGGTCGAGCTCGCCGGTCAGCGCCGCGGCCAGCGCGACGCGACGGCGTTCGCCACCGGAGAGGTTCGCGGTCGGGGTTTCGAGACCGATCGCCGTGATGCCGAGTCCGTCCACAATGGACCGGACGCGCGCGTCGGCGGCCCATTCGTGTTCCGCGCCATAGCGTTCGAGTACGACGTCGCCGACCGTGCTGCCCGAAGGCAGCTCGGTTCGCTGGGTGACG
Protein-coding regions in this window:
- a CDS encoding ABC-F family ATP-binding cassette domain-containing protein, whose product is MANLVNLESVSKSYGVKPLLDSVSLGVAAGQRIGVVGLNGGGKTTLLEVLAGLSEPDSGRVSHVRDLRMAVVTQRTELPSGSTVGDVVLERYGAEHEWAADARVRSIVDGLGITAIGLETPTANLSGGERRRVALAAALTGELDLVVLDEPTNHLDVEGVRWLADHLLARRIAVVVVTHDRWFLDTIASLTWEVTGGRVEQYEGGYADWIFARAERARLAATAEEKRQNLARKELAWLRRGPQARSSKPRYRVEAAEALIADVPPLRDSVELMAFAKRRLGKTVLELEDVSFSVGDRTLLDHVTWRIGPGDRVGLVGVNGSGKTSLLKLLGGDVTPETGRRVKGKTVALAHLRQELDDLPADLRVLQAIEQVAGRVVFGKQEMTASQLGEKLGFPAERQWTPVGDLSGGERRRLQLCRLLMAEPNVLLLDEPTNDLDIDTLQQLEDLLDGWPGTMVVVSHDRYLVERVCDTTVALFGDGHVTNLPGGIEEYLNRRTKLQAATPGRGASAAPEKAEAKRSNAEIRAAQKELGRLERKLDQLAKREEKLHAALLEAATDPDKLIALNTELKSVHAEKEDVEATWLETSEALE